The Nicotiana tabacum cultivar K326 chromosome 5, ASM71507v2, whole genome shotgun sequence sequence ccctcgggagtcgtgatgttGTCTACTCATAGAAGTtaggcaagccatgaacttacaaatcattaactcctttattttaaaacttcttaCCAATTATATTAACAAGGGAATAAACAGTTAAATAACATCGGAATATGAAATTTAGCGAAAAtcttaaataaatagaaaatgaaaatgtCTCAAAGACCATCACGTGCCTCtaaccagaacctggtgtcacaacatccacggactactaagagtactaaatacaactgtttgacaGAAATATAACATTGTTTGTCACGAATACATGAGATGACAGAATATAAAATAAGATaaaggagacgtcgggcctgcggacgcttgcaaggctaccttggtgtctcggtggactgaaggctggctcccgagctACTACTGCTGACCAAAGGCTAttccggtatctgcacagagtgcagagtgtagtatcagcacaaccgaccccatatgctggtaagtgcctagcctaaccccgacgaggtagtaacgaggctaggaccagactctagataaacttgtgcagttatataatatatggcagaaaataaacaggaataagcaGTTTAAAATGGGAGGGGGGTACATGCTTCAGGGAAACATATCAAGGCCAacagaaacttaataaaatatgaaaggacaACTCAATATCTACAACAGTGCAATAATAATACTATTGTGCAACCCAATCCCTTACCATTTAACATtgttgtgacgtgcaacccgatccacatatataactgttgcggcgtgcaacccgatccaatataatatctgttgcggcgtgtaacctgatccatatatatatatatatataaatgttgtGGTAcgcaacccgttccaaatatatacaatcaacaataatcatacttgactgtcccggcaagggatctgCAATAAACTACaccatcccggcaagggaactcaaCAGTACATGAATATACGTCCCGGCAGGGGAGAAACAACtttaaccaaacttgttccaacatctaactatctcAACTATAACCCAACTATTTTCAACACCTAGctcaaagaatcatcaacctaagcgtcGGTAATAtaaattaagaacacaatgcaagggaacctcaactcaaTAATGgcccggcaagggggcaacataatgatctcttctctttctcacttttacttcacaactcgagccaatgctctaaggTTTCTATTATCACTTATagtttcacaattcgttatacaactggagccaacgctcctcaatgttcataggtcacaattctttccacaactttacacaataaatagaaatcttcaccaaggcgtgaacaatacaacgagatcatgaaaatcacaagataagactcacggtcatgtttgacaccaacgtatagatactcgttactatacgtcgtactcgacaagaagcaaatagcaaataggacacaactcctaatctctcaagataaggttagaccaaacacttacctcgatgcctcgaacacaactcaagcttcaattatagctttaccctcgattcctccgccaattcgctcgtatctagcctcAAGTTActcaattacatcaataaatgctaaatgaatcaatttgaatgcataaaaaatgagtttttcaaagttttacccaaaaagtcaaaattgcccccgggcccacgtggtcaaaacccgaggttcgaaccaaaacccgattacccattcccccacgagctcaaatatgtaatttgttttgaaatcggacctcaaatcgaggtccaaatccccaatttttgaaaaacctaggttctacccaaaacacccaattttccccatgaaaatatttgattttaagttgaaatcatgttaaaagatgttaatgattgaagaaaactagttaaaaacgacttataATTGATTTGTAGAAGAAAGGttttttgaaaaatcgcctcttatgtttttagggttttgaaaaatgcaAATAACTGGAAATCccatctatttatacccctctcagaccccctatgcggaccgcacaaaatgggctgcggccgcacaggccttcctgaggtactgcagtccagtgccctgtgcggaccacacgaaatggaccgcggccgcacaggtctCCACCGCAGACTGCAAGAAATCGAGTGCGACCGcgaaggcttggccttgctcaccgcggaccacacaaatccCACCCCCGGTTGCGgagtccccaccgcggccgcgaagcTTCCACCGCAGACTgcgagacctggcttcagagacctgcaacttctatgaatctgcaactttttcctaagtgtaaaaacatcctgaaactcaccccgagccctcggggctccaaaccaaatgtcatactaactcaaaaatatcatatggacttactcgtgtaatcaaatcatcaaaataacctcatgaacatcaaattaaatcgcgagataaatgaaattttctcaaaacttctttaaacataaattttgcaattcaagtccgaatcacgtcacatGACATCTGTTTTTCATCAAATTCCAcataaatgtcttaaatcatatataagacctgtaccggacaccggaaccaaaatacgggcctgataccctcatgttctaatcaaattttatttcaaatttccttaaacaatttcagaaaataattttctttgaaaattcatttctcgggctcgggacctcggaattcgatttcgggcatatgccaagtcccatattttcctacggaccctccgggaccgtcaaattacgggtccgagtccgtttacccaaaacgttgaccgaagtcaaattagctcattctataatcaaaacttatcgttttcacaaattatcatatttaagctttccggctacgcgcccggactgcgcacacaaatggAGGTGaatctaaatgaggttttcaaggcctcgaaataCGGGGTTTcgttttaaacaagtgatgatcagttataaaataaaagcaattaaGTAAAACATAAGTAATAAGAGATAGAACGAAGGAagaactcttttcttctttcactttggtgtgtCTTTATCCATTAGATAAAAGGCTATTTATAAgcctaaaaattaaaactttcTATTCACAAATAGTAAGAGTATTAGAAATACTCAACATCAAACAGCGAGAGAAATGAATGTCCACAGCAAGGGCATCCATTCCTTAAACTATTCATAACAAAAGGCATATACTATGGACCGGAAGTAGTACGCAAAAAGGCTATAATAtacaaacaaaacatataaaatgACAAACGTAATATGAAGCTATTTAAGTTCACCAATCACCAAACACTTGCTATTCGGCAAAAACTTACTTGCACCCCACGTTTATAGCatcaaattaataaaatcatgagttaaTTTATTACTTTTATGGCTAATTAATGCATATTATTActttattaaataatttaatcaTAGTAAATTTACTTGATGTGATATAAATATATTTACCCTAGCTATACCCTTAAGAAATATATGACAAATTATAGAAGGTGCTTACGAGCTACGTAAGAATTACTACAATTTGGACAATAACTAAGACCCAAAAGTTAAATCACAAGAAGAGTGAATATTCACATCCACCGTGTGAGACAACTCAACAGACTCTAAGAATAAACTTCCCTTCAAATTAATCGTCTTGTGCAAATCGGTTTGGAATCGTGACGAAAGAATCCATCGTTTTTGTTGAACAAAGGTACCTGAAGAAGGAGAAGATCCATAGCCGGGTTGTTTTTTTCTGAAAAGACAAAAAACTCCTCTAGTTAAAGTGCTGCTAGCGTCTTTGTTATGGAAAACAAAAGCTAGGGATATAGAATGCCTTTTTAGGTGTTTCTGAGGTCATAAATCTAAAATTCCTTTCAATTGATTAGAGGATTGGGTTTCATGTTCTTATGCCTTGTACTGTTCAATAGTTGCTGACTCATTCAATTCCAGAGAAGATATAAAAAATGGTACATTCTCTGGCTTTCACATCTCCAGCAACCCTTATCCGAAATGGCATTATTAATCCAAAAATCGGGGCTTTAACTAGGGCAAATGAGGCATCTATTTCAAGACCATTATTCAGAATTCAGGCTGTGCAAGATAATGGCGGAGGGCCTCGGCGGCTAGTTGATATAATCCGTGTCGTGCCTGAGATTTCAAGAAATTATTTTAAAAGCCCATCAAGGAGGGCACTATTTGGAGGTATATCATTGCTGGGTGGATTTTATGTGGCTCAGACAATTTCCCTATCTTTTGGTGCTTTAGGAGTCAATGATGTCATTGCTGCTGTAGTGTGCGTCTTAATTACCGAGTATGTGACGCGCTTCTATTACAGTCGGCCTAAAGTGACTTTTCCTATTGCTCTTTTGAACAACTTCAAGATGGGTTTTACTTATGGTCTGTTCATTGATGCTTTCAAACTTGCCAGCTGAACTAATTGCCTCAGTTTTGTAGCAGTAAGTAAATTTTTACCGTGTAGTTTCCTCCTATTAAATTTTTACCCTGTAGTTTCCTCCTATTGTTGTATATCTCttataaaagatcaactctcttACTGATGGAAGTTAAAGCATTATGTAATGTCGCCATTTTAAAGCGATGCCTGATTAGCAGATCCAAGatttaaacttaaactttatGGGCTTGCAATGTCAGCAAACCCACCGACTGTTTGAGTTACAGGGTCTAGTAGATTTCATAATACATATACAGGGTCTGGCCAAAGCAGTTTTGCCAAACCCGCAACTTCTATAGTGCATCCATCCCAGCCCTAATGGCTAATTGTGCTCCAATTACTGCAAAATAGTTCTACAACAACATCCTTTTCTTTTTGCTAATCAGCATCTGTTAAGAAAAAGATTTTAGGAAAAAAGTAACAGAGCCGGGTCTTGTGGAATCTACTGGTCAGTAGATAGGGTCCGACAAGATTTTGCTGAACTTGTGGTCTTTCTCAGAGTGTACTGCATTGTTTGAGAAGCTGGAAGAACCTGCTTTCGATGTCCATTTGTTGTGTTAGTCTCACCCTCTGGAATTTCGTTTCCTACGGAATAAAAACAGGTCCGAAACCTCAAGGCTTGACAATTTGGAAAAGAGGGCCATAGAACCTTTATTTCTTAGAGTCAAAACTTGAATCCTGTTCAAGAAACCAACCACAATGGTAGTTACCCATTGAAGCTGTTATAATCTAGTTTGCCGCTGCCTCGTCGTCATAAATTAACCAACTCTTTTGGCAAATCCTCCATAAGTGTTATTAAAAGCGAGCGCTTCTCGCTTAAAGCGCAGAAGCGAGGCGAGGGGTCTAGGCTTTTCTGCCCTGAAGCGCAGCCTGTAAATAAGCGCACGCTTCAAGTAAAAAAGCGAGAAGCCAGGCGATGGAAAAAAAGCGAGAAAAGCTCGCTTAAGCGAGATCCAGCGGCTGCCtagggttttaaaaaaaaaaaaatgcaaatacACTTACGACATTTCTTCCAAACACATCTGCTTCTCTGCTGCGACGACTCTCTTCTTCTCTCAACTGCTGCATGCCTTGAGTTCTTGTCTTCTCTCAGGTAAGtttctcttcttctccttcttctctttcttctcttcccTTCCTCTTCTGATTTTCTCTGCTACTGTTCGACTCCTCTCAgcttttctcttcttcctttctatttttttcaGTTCTTTCTTTTCTATCCTGCCTTTTTTTTAGGGTTCTGCTgtctttttttagaaaaaaatttgCTGTTCACTGTTCGACTCctctcctcttttttcttcttctatttctcttcttcttttctaattttttcaGTTCTCTGTTCTGCCCTGTTTTCTATTAAAAGCGAGtgctctgtttttttttttttaatttctgctGTTCACTATGCTTCTGCTCTGTTTTTTCTGCTGTTCACTGTTCTGCCCTGTTTTAACAAttctgctctttttttttttggctgtTGAAGAATAGTATGTTGCTCCTTTTGTGATTTGATTTTGCATTTGCTTAATATGTTATGACTTTTGAGGATTATTGACTATCTATTATTTACTTCTTAATTTAAGAATTGAAACATTtgcttaatatgttatttttattgaGTTCTTGGTCATTTATCTTTGcccatttaatatttttttttatttatgtattaaattgcgCTTCACATGAAAAAAGTGCGCGCTTCGTTTCATGCTTCTCGCTTCGGTGAAGCGAGGCCTCCTCGCTTTTTTCCGCTTCTCGCTCTCCAAAACACTGCCCTCATGCAAAAAGTTGCCACTCGTATCATGAGAAACAAGAAAAGAGAGATTTCCTAATTCTTAAGAAATTGTACCTCTAAGACCCATCACCCATGTTCGAAACATCTATTTCACTCGCTCTCTTGTGGCAAGCACTGCAGTGATTCCAAACCAGTGGAAAACTGGAATAGAAGTAGACCAATTGTTTGCCAAGACACCTTGAGGGTCTGAAGTGATTTGAGCCTTCAGGGTAAGAGGGGCGAATTGATCAGTGGTGATAGTGGTTGCTGCCATGGCTAAGCGAACCAGTTGGCCAAAGACCAACGGTTCAAGAAAAAAGAGGTGCATGGTTCTCAGTGAGCATATCCTGGTTTTTGAGTTATGGGATTAATGAAGATACCAATAACATACTGAACCACAAAGAGAGTGAAGCTTTTGTATGTGCAAAGTGTGATTATAGGAACTGTCATGCTGTCTTTGTCAGTTAGAAAACAAATTTGTGCTGCAAGTGACAAACTATTGAAAATTGAAATAAACTTACTTTCTATCTGTTAAGACTTAagagtcaatattggaggataaACAAACAAAGGTATGAAACCTAAGCCAAAGTAATGTAGAAATGAATCCAAAGTTGTTTCTAAATTCTTATCCTTGTTATTGACTGCTACTTGGTCCAGTCAATGTTGGAATTTTACTGGAAATTGCTTTCTTATTGGAGTCACTGGATTTTAGTTGCCAAGTGATTGGGCGGGTGATCTAAGTACTTGTGAAAGGAGTTTTCAGTCTTTTAGTTTTTTCCACCAATTTCAATTATTTGGATTTTAAGTCTCAATATCAATTGTGACTTGTGAGCGAGTGAAAAATCTGGACCGTATTTGTGCTTTCAATCTGCAGTCAAGCTGTTAAGTGTAACAACTCCATTCAACTTGGTAACGAAAAGAGCCTATTGCTTGTAGTTCAACATTTTAAACTGCTCCTCATCGACTCTTGAAGCTGATTCTACATAATAATGATCATCAATATTATACAAGGCATTCTTCCATGCCAACTTCAGTACACACTTATATTTTAAaggacacacacacacaccccttAAACACGCACAAGAGAAAAgcacaataaacaagaaaagtcCAAATCTCGAACCAAATGTTGGTTGTCATCTCAATTGGTGTCAGTGTCACCCAGTAGGAAAAGGCGGCACTACCTTGTCAAAATGTTAAAGGAGATCAAACTTGAGTTGGCTCATTCATTATGGATACGAAAAAAATATACTAATTCTAACTGAGACTTgagttattttcataattttccttTGATAAATGAAACTCTTAATTTCTTGAACTTTAAATTTCTTTCTTAGTTTCATTGGAcctttattttccttttgttttgccTTCTTAAATTAAGACATCTTATTTCTACATTTACAAATGGCATAGACAAGAAAATAATCATTTTATCCAGATGACATGAGAATATTGATGAAAAAGCTGGATACTTATCATCACATAAACCTTGCTACATCATTTGCGAAGAAATTCCAGCTTGATCTTCTTGATATTTGCCAGGATATCTTTCATGTTCAACCTCTCGTTAGGAGATTCAGTTGTGCAATTCAAAGCCAACTCCAAAATAGAGGACACACAATGCAACTTTTTCTTGAAATCAATGTCTTCTGGATCCAATAAGGTGGCATCAATAATATCCTCTGGTGTTGCAGGTATTGAATTACAGACCCAACTCCTCATGCTCAAATTTTCTTGAAACATTTCATCATATGGCTTTTTTCTTGTGAATGTTTCCATGAGCATTATGCCATAGCTATACACATCACATTTTCTAGAAACTAATCCTATTGATCCGTACTCTGATCCAATGTTACTACAGTGAATTAGTTTCTTAACAAACTAAATAAATAACGAAAGTAATATCTTTGTATTTGGAAGATATTAAAAAAAAGCTAAATCTATCTTGAgtagataattttttttaaaaaaaactgaaggTAGAATGGGAATGAACCAAGAGTAAGACAATCAAATGAAACGAAAAACTTCAAGTTTTTTTTAATTGTCGTAGATGCATGAAtatagagtttgacattgtcATATTTCCACGCTCTCAATACCCCTTGTTTCATGCAAAATCTGTGATATGTTACATTAAAACTAGCAAATAAGATATTTGTGTTTGGCAAGCCAAAAAAACTGTTTAAAAGTCTTGTACTTTAGCCAAAAAAAAGCCAAAAGCGATAAGTTGGGCATATGTTAATTAGTACTATGTTAtttcaataaataaattatattcgTTTGAGATAATTTTATCTATTCAATTTATAACTTAAACATGAATTGAAGGATATAATAATTTGTATTGGCAATGAAAAGTCTTGCAATAATCTATTGTTTGATATTAACATCTTTAatggcattttggtcattttagtagaaaaaaaaatgttgatAAGCACTTTTTTAACAAACACATAATTGTTTATTTCATTCTCAACACTTCTATCTAACCGCATAATTTCTTGTTCATAAAAtcagtttcaacacttaaaaaatattttctgcaCTTGGTGCTTAAAAGCTACATTCCTATTTTAGCTAAGCCAAATGGGCTCTATATTTCGATGTTTTCAATACCATTTTTTTCATGAATCTGTGATATTTTACATAAAACTAGAAAACAAAAGATTGCGTACTATTTGATACATTAGCACTTTATATTCGATAATAAAAGACCAAAAAAGAAAGTTACCTGGTGCAATATAGCCCATCGTTGCAAGTGTGTTAGTATGAGCAATAGATTCCCCTTCTCCTAATAACTTGGTCAGGCCAAAGTCACTCACATGTCCAACCAGCCTTTCGTCTAGCAAGACGTTACTAGGCTTCAAGTTGCCATGTACAACGACTGTTGCATAACCATGATGGTGATATTCCAAAGCTGATGCAACATCGATCATTATGTCTAATCTTTGGATCATATTCAAGTAGTAATCATCAGAATGTAACCATTGCTCTAGACTTCCATTGGCATGTACTCTAGAAGTAATGCTTTAAAATCTATGTTAGTACAATTGCTGATAACTTTGGTAAGATTTTTATGGCGAAGGTTGCGTAAAACTTCACATTCTATATCAAAACTCTTGAATGCACCTTCAATCTGTAAATTAAACACTTTGATTGCCAAAACCATCCCATTTGCAAAGATGCCCTTGTAAACATAACCGAAACCTCCATGGCCTAGCAAGTTGCATTGGTCGAACCCCTGAGTTGCCCTTTCGATTTCAATGTATGAAATCCTGGCTAGTATCATTGTTGCAGGTAAGGATTCGGGTGGAGTTGGAACCTTTCTTTTTCCGCATCTCTTTAACATGAACACAACGATTGAGCCAAGTCCCATCAATGAAACTGCCAATGTGACAAGTACAATCAAAAGCACTTCGCTTCTCCTTGACTGATGAAAAGTCCTAGTCTTACAAGGTTGAAAAAGGAAACCACCACATAACCCTTCATTTCCCATAAAAGATTGAGAGGTGAAGTTGAGAAAAGGTCCTTTACTTGGGATTTCACCTTCTAATCTATTGAATGATACATTGAAATCCGTCAGACACCGAAGTGCCTCTAATGATTTTGGAATCATACCTGAAAGAATGTTATTGGATAGATCCGCTGATtccaaacttatcatttttccGAGTGACTCAGGAATAGATCTTTGCAACTCATTGAAAGCCAAAGAAAGATTAATTAGTTTCTGCAAGTCTCCGACCGTGGTTGGAATACTTCCTAAAAGGTGATTCCTCGACAAATCTACTACTGTTATGGCAtccaaatttccgaaatctgGAGGTAAAGAACCAACCAAAGAATTATTGGACAAGTCAAGCCGTACAAGATCTTTGAGGCTCCATAGACTCATGGGTATGTTAGTGAGCCTATTTGAATTTAGGTAAATATTTCTCAAAGAGGTAGTATCGCCAATGCAATATGGTATTGGACCCGATATTTGATTATAAGACAAATCAACCAAGCCCAACTCCGGCAATTTGCAATGACAGTCTGGTAAGGGTCCACTTAACCTGTTCTGGTAAAG is a genomic window containing:
- the LOC142181128 gene encoding uncharacterized protein LOC142181128, coding for MVHSLAFTSPATLIRNGIINPKIGALTRANEASISRPLFRIQAVQDNGGGPRRLVDIIRVVPEISRNYFKSPSRRALFGGISLLGGFYVAQTISLSFGALGVNDVIAAVVCVLITEYVTRFYYSRPKVTFPIALLNNFKMGFTYGLFIDAFKLAS